One part of the Denticeps clupeoides chromosome 8, fDenClu1.1, whole genome shotgun sequence genome encodes these proteins:
- the LOC114795226 gene encoding cofilin-1-A-like yields MASGVAIDDDVVTTYDKIRVRHQGSVESERLKLVVFCISSDGKSIIVDTDSNLIVKDVESSDDVFKKIIGTFPKTECRYALYDCTYATKESTKEDLVFIMWVPEEAPLKSKMMYASSKGALKAKLPGLKFEWQVNDLSDAKDPSVLIDKLGGRGTVKSLEGKAL; encoded by the exons GCCTCTGGAGTTGCGATTGACGATGACGTGGTCACCACCTACGACAAAATCCGCGTGCGCCACCAGGGCAGTGTGGAGAGCGAGCGCTTGAAGTTGGTCGTCTTCTGCATCAGCAGCGATGGCAAGAGCATCATAGTTGACACAGACTCCAACCTGATCGTCAAAGACGTGGAGAGCTCAGACGACGTCTTCAAGAAGATCATAGGCACCTTCCCCAAGACCGAGTGTCGCTATGCGCTGTACGACTGTACCTACGCTACCAAGGAGAGCACAAAGGAGGACCTGGTCTTCATCATGTG GGTTCCAGAGGAAGCGCCACTGAAGAGCAAGATGATGTACGCCAGTTCAAAGGGTGCCCTGAAGGCGAAGCTTCCTG gCTTGAAATTCGAGTGGCAAGTGAATGACCTCTCTGATGCCAAGGACCCGTCCGTTCTGATAGACAAACtgggaggaagaggaacagTAAAATCACTGGAAGGCAAGGCTTTGTAA